CCAGTTTGTGCTCCTCATTGCCAAACATCCGCCACAATCGCGACAGTAACAGGCCCATTTGTTATGGTTTTTGTATTTCGCGCGCGGGAGTGTGAAACgaaccttttttttgtgttatgtgTTGTTTTCTGCTTGTTTATTACTGACAAACGAACGCACTCTTAGTCAGGTATCGCAATCTACACgcatatgtatttatctttgtgtgtgtgtctgtgagtgTTAGTGTATGAGTGCGTAAGCGTGTGGGTCGTCTACCGAtgcctttgttgttgcccaGAGGAAGGCCACAACTGTAAATTATGCACTCGCTGTCAGTCGGGTCACACACGGGAGCGCACCAAGCTTCTTTTTCGACTTGTTAAAATGTTTAGAATTATTGTTTAATCACTGGGCTGAcacttgttgttattattgttgtgatCGCACAAAAGATTTAGGCAGGCTGAGCTCCAATTTTCCTCgtattataacaaaaaattgctCACGAATTCAGCTGGGGATCAGCGTGACCGAAGGTTGCATtcacaaatataccacttaCACAATGAAGAtatctacaaaaatactagaaattaCTGATATTTTAACTGAACAATTGTTTACAATGAACAAAATTTTCGGAAAACTGTTTATGTTTCAAAGTATCACAAAATATTCTCTATTTATGTACCTGTTTGCAAATTATTGCCAATAGCTAGGATTTTAAGATGCGAActataaaaattctaaattccTTTGTGAAGACCATATCTATGACAATACTGCATCACAGTCTATCGATATTACAAGCGATACTATTGTTGAACGTTCTTTGTcactttttgaaaaataacattttatcgtaaattttgtttttttgagcaaatataaatatcataatTCACCTAAGCACCACACAAAAGACTTTATCTAGTTTGACATATTGCAAATCCAATTCGAAATTTAAGTTAGTAAACttggtatattcaaaaatGAACTGCCTGCAAACATTTCTCAAGTGTTCTCAGTTTCTGACGGATCCCACAGAAATCGAGGAAGTAGACGAAATATCCGAAGTCCTCGCTGAAAAGTGTGAACAGTTTTTGAAGAGAAAACATGCAAGCAAACGGCGCTTCGAATACATTGACAAATATATGAGATGTAAGATTTTTATGATGGATGAACCGATACCGTCTCCCAATCTTGATCGTTTACTTGAAATATCTATAGACGCGGTCTTAAGCCAAATACATGTTTaatgcattaataaataaattgtgtattcTTAAAGTTAAAACTAATCATACGTTTTATAATAACAGCAGGGCAATAGGCCAAATAACAAAAGTTATAATTcaatgtacaaaaatactttataacACAATCCGATTCTAAGCCTTGACACTTGCTTTCTTGGGTTTCTTTCGAAGGTGTCGCTGCACCTGTTTGTTAGATGGAGCCAGATCGTAACGGAATATAATACAACGTCTATCAAAGAAACACTTGAGGTCCTTGGGATCATACCGATGACCCAGTTGCTTGAAATATTGATAGATTTCTTGCAAATCAATGGGTTCATACATGAGCACGCTCTCATGGAGACTGGGATTGGCGCAGAGTAAATTATGCCAGGCTATGTGGAGTGGCAGTAACGGCTGCGGCGTCTTCTTGGTTACGTTCGTCTGCATCACATAGAACTCGAAGTCATCGCAGAGACCCGGCGACATGTTCTGGGAAAATCGAATGAGCTCTTGGCCCGTCGCATCTTTGAAATTGTAGCTTGGCTTCTCATTTATTTTGGTTGGAGATAGGCAATTGTTGCTGGTGTAGTGGAACAGAGGCTTACTACTCTTGTTACCCACTGGAGTGGATTTGGAGCGAGGCAAGGGCTGAGGCAGTGGCTTGGGATGCATCTGTTGCTCCTCCAGAGGCAGCATAATTGGATGCATTTGATTGTAAATGAATTCTAATAGTTTAACCGCCTGTTTGCGCTTCAGCGGCTTAATACCATAATTGTACAGTTGCTGTAATAGGTCTGCCTCCGACATGAGAACATAATCCGGCTTGGGCGACTGACAAACACGAACAGTGAACACTTGACCATGGACCTCTACTTGATCCGCTTCTGAAAGGGCAGTCCTTGGAATCATAACTGGAGGAATAGCCTCTGGCACGGTATCCATGTTGATTTCACCTTTTAGCAAACTATCTAGTCCACTTGGCAGGGCCTTTGGCATCGTGTCCGTATTGATTTCATCGTTTAGCAAACGGTCGAAACCGCTTGGCATCATCATTACATCATGATCCATCATCATTGATCCATCGTCAAGATTTGTTGCAACTTTGGAGCTTTGGAGTACCATCCTATCGAATTCATCGAGGTCATCACCGACTTCATTTGCAACTGTATTTGGAATGGTGTTCAGCAGTTGCTTAAATTTATGACTTCTGCTGTTGGTGGAGTAACGTTTTAGGGCCTGCTCGGCGGGTGTGTCCAGAAAGGATGCATCTGTCCAATCAATGGACACTTCAGATGTTTCTGGCTTCTCACTGCTTGGTAGCTGAGAGAGCGTAAAGGGCTGAGAGAGTGCTGCATCGAGAATGCCAAACTCGGCACGCTCTTTGCTCAAAGCGCTCTTGTTGGGTGAACGGGAATTGCAAGATTTGATAGAAGCAGCGGGCGATGCAGGGCGCGCATCCAAGAAGGCATCCAACTCTTCTAGAGTCTGAAAGTATGGcaagctttttcttttttctttgggAGCCTGCACCATGTCACGCTGTGTTTTGTCCGCCTTCCAAATGGAGTAGTTGATCTCGTCGTCGGAGAGCAAAACTCCTTCGTCAAAATCCTCATTGCTATCACTATCCTGCGTGAGGTCTATGCTCGCATCCGACTGGCTGCAGGGGAAGGCAGTCATATCGCTAAAAGAGATACTCTTGCGGCTCAAAGATCTCTTAAAGCTGTGCTCCAGTTGACGTTGCTGATGGCTGCAGCCGTTTGACAATGAATTGGCATTGAGGCTGTTTTGAGATCTTGGTAATGATTTGCCGCTAAAGGAAATGCTCTTACGGCTCAAGGGGCTTTTGAAGCTGTACTCCTGTTGAAGGCGCTGCTCGTTGCACTTATGTGGCAATGAATTGTCCATGATGCTATTTGGAGTTTTTGATAATGATAATTCGAATGATTTTGCGTCTGAGCTGATTCTGTTTACTCTAAAGGACAAGTCAGCTTCACCTTCGGCCTGACTTATCTTGTGTGCGTATTTAGCAAACAGTTCTTCTGAGATAACACAATCATTCTGATCTTCTAGCGGGCAACAAGGCTCGCCAGGGTCATAGTTAAAATCATCTGTTGGACTCAAGGCAATTTCCTGAGAGAGAGTTGCAAGACAATTACCCGAATTGATAATAACGGGCAACTCAGCTGTTTCCTGATCCTCTGTCAAGTCCACAATGCTTTCTTCTCTAGACGAATAAGTTGTCTCTGTCTCATTTTTAAACGCTGTCGCCGAAGTCTTCACtgaaacaaaagtaaaattatataatgatgggaattaatattttaaagggTTGCAATGTATACCCTCATCGCTGGAGTAAATCTCGTAGCAATTGATTTCCGTGCTCGTTGTTTCCTTGTAGGCTCTTAGAGAAAAGTTCTGCATCTCCCCAAGTGTGGTTGGCATTTCTAGGTTCAGTTCATCATCCGAATCGGCAAATAGATCAGGTGACGCGCATCGTGTGATCTGTGTGGGCAAAGTTAAAGTAATGGATCCTCGATGCCGATTTTCCTTGGCGCTGCTGGATTGCTCAAATTTACTGGGTAACAGGTTTACTTTATCGTAGGAGTCGATAGAGGTATGGGGTAAAAGATTCTCTTTTTCCAAATGCTGGCTCTTATTTAATAGATTAAGCTGATTCGTTTTTTCCTTTACAGCAAAGCTACAGGATTGCAGGTTAGACTTTTTGTCCGTTGTTGAAATGTCGACTAAAAGTGGTTCCTCATGACTTTCCTCTATCGCTGTGCTAGTTGGTAGCTTCTCATTTTTCTCTGTACATTCTTCACTTAAGACTTCCGCCCCTGCTCTAATACTTTCAGCTGAGGTGCTGGGTCTTGAAAATTCTTCCTCCTGCACCATATTATTTGCTACTAGTTTTTCTAGCTCATCCAACTCTTTTTGCTCCACAGCCGCCGCACGCTCACCATAATACGCCTCCAGCTCGACATACCCCTGCTCCaattggttttgcttttgcttactTTCCGCGCTGAGTCGCTTTGGCGATAAATCTCGTCCTTGTATTGCTGCCCAGTTCTTGAGCAAATGATGTGCTGGCGTTCTGCTGACTTCAATCAGTTCTTCCACATAGTAGGCAGAAAGATTGGCAATGGCACCATCATTTGGTTCATGGATAATGCGAGAAGGGGCTTTCAATTGCTGAAGTCGTATGCTAATTAATTCGAAAGGGTCTAAGCGCATCTCTTCAGCAGTTGGCAACTTTGTGCGCACCTGCAGCGACATTAGATTAGCCACCTTGATGTCCACTTTCTTAAGCTGTTCCTCCGGATTACGGAGAGTAAGCGCAGTGAACTTATTCGCCCATCGACATCGTTTGCTACGCTTTCCCGGAAAGACACTAATGGATAGCTGATTgtaatctaaaaataaacaaattttatatggATACCATAATGACATTTCAATACTCACCTTCCTTGGGGGCGGTGCGAAAGCCGTACTTTTGAAGTTTCCGGCGTATATTCTCCGTGGACTGGTTCAAATTGCCATCTAGCAGATTAACAACTTCCTCCTCGGCGTCTGCTGAGTCCTCCAAACGCAGAATACCGTGTTTTTCTGCCTCGGATTTTGACAGTGCCAATGCCATTTCAATGTCATCTGGACTGAAGTTGTCTGCTCTGCAGTGTTGGGCTGCTACCTCTGCAAAGAGTTGCTCGTTGCGCAGGAAATCGCTTATGCTTGGCTGTTTACCACGTCCACGTCCCGTGCCTCGCCCCCGAGCTTGACGTGCTGGAGCCGCACTGGACTTGAGTTTGGGCGCCTTCTTGGGAAGCGGTTTAGTGTCATGACACTCACGAGACTTCTTGCGCTGTGGTTCGGTAAAAAGATCTTCCTTTTTGGTGTTTTGGTTTAATTGCTCCGCTTCGTTGGACGCTGTCGGTTGGTTGCAGAGACTCTCTTGGGAATCAAAGTATTCGGAAagtgttgttgtcgctgtggTATGCTTGTTGTTACGCGTTGTGCTTTAGgattaaaagaaaacagctCATTTAGTACTAGAATACCATTTTATTTGCTCAACAGCTAGAAGCGAAAAGTTAACTGAATCAACTTGACCTACCGCAGCTTGGTGATGCTGGTGGTGGCTGGTTCCTGTAGTTTCTTTAAGTTCGCCCTGCGCGTCTTCCGCTCCATATTGTTATCGCTCCTTGGACAGATCGTCCGCCTCCTTCAGTGCTTCCCTAATGAACTCCGCTCTGCGTGGGGCCCCAAATTCAAACAGTGCTCGACGGTCCTTCTCCTGCTCGGTTTGTTGTGTTAACTCTCTAAGCTTCTCGTTGGTAATGCGTTGCATAGGTGTTAGGctaacaaatgcaaaatgattataaataaatggcaGAATGTTCTTCCGGTGTTTGCTTACCACCAAAGCCCAAAAAGCATCGGACCAATCGCAAGGAAAGCATAGGCGAAACGATTACGGTACTTAAATGACGGCGTGCCTTGCGTTCGTCTTGGTTTGCGCTTGCTGGTATCAATGGAGGCCATTACCAATTTTCAAAACTTTGCTTCTGCGCTGCGATtacataagtaaataaattttatttgcgcCAGCTATTGAAACAAACCAAGCACAAAAGACAAATGCGGTCAATGTACCGTTTGCCAGGGCTGCACATCCAAATCACAagcacatttttaaattgtaaactgacaacaatcacaactacaacttcatgttgtaataattatttcaaattaaaaattctggaaattttattaaagaattgTACTTATATCGTTTAATTCAcattaactttaaatattaagtaatatGCGTATTTGGTAGCCCTGCAGCGCAAACTACTAAAAGCAAAGTGTGGTCAAGCTATTAGTGGCGGATAAGGTATTTTTTTGGATATTCTTGTAAGCAAAACATGGCATATTCAGAATATGTGACTGCGGTCACGCTATTGCATACGCAATTAACGTTAATTAGCGCAACGCGAGGAAgagaaatcaaaattgaattttagttttatttgtacGCTAACAAAGTGCAGGTGCTTAATAACGGTTGTCGTTTTCCATTGGGGAGTGCGTGTAGAGCAATTGTAAGTTCAAATGCAACTGGACTGTGAAAGGCTTTTGATAAgcaaatgacaacaaaaactaacGCACAAAAAAACTACTACGCAGACAAAAACACAGAGCATTGTAACGATAGACACAGACAAAGAGAGCAGAGTACAGTAAACAATAACGAATGAGATAACAACACAAGCAGACAAAGCAAAAGAgtttaaaacacacacacaggcacactaCCTCGATAGATTTATCGAATTCTGCTTgtgggtgtatgtgtatgtgaatgtgtgtaaCCAGATATAACGACatattgcatattatttatttgcagatATAAAACAACACAGATTGGATATCAATTTATAAAACGCCCTTTCTGCGGGTCATTTATACGAGGCATCGTTTAATCCGCTCCAGTATCTTATTGTGCGAGGAGCCGTTTAGTCATCATGGCTCGCGAAGATGAAGAGCGTATTGTGGACAACGAGGAGGAGGCGGCCACAGCAGAAGATTCATCAACTATCCGTGGAAGACAGGACAATGAACTGGCGCTGCCATCCGGCGGTTGTTGCATGCCGTCGAGCACCTGCCATCGCTTTCTGGCTTTGATTTTCATGTGCCTGCTTGGATTTGGTTCGTATTTCTGTTACGACAATCCGGGTGCACTACAGACGGTCTTCAAACGGGATTTGGATTTGAGTGCAACGCAGTTTACGCTCATCTACTCTATCTACTCATGGCCGAATGTGGTGCTCTGCTTTGTGGGTGGCTTTCTCATCGATCGACTGTTTGGTATACGGCTGGGCACGATTATCTATATGTTGATCTTGCTAGTGGGCCAGTTAATTTTTGCCAGCGGCGGCATATTGGACGCTTTCTGGTTGATGATACTGGGTCGCTTCATATTCGGCATCGGCGCCGAATCGTTGGCGGTAGCCCAAAACAGTTATGCCGTCTTGTGGTTCAAGGGAAAGGAGCTGAATATGGTCTTTGGTTTGCAGTTGTCGGTGGCGCGTTTTGGAAGCACTGTCAACTTCTGGGTGATGCAGCCCATCTACGACTATGTGAGCAAATTCTATGAGGGACATCGTGCCCTGGGCGTCGTCCTGTTATTGGCCACGCTCACCTGCGTCATGTCGCTGCTTTGCGCCCTCATTCTAGGAATCATGGACAAGCGGGCGGAACGGATTCTGCAGCGGAACAACAATCCGTCGGGAGAGATACCAAAGCTCACCGATGTTTTCACATTCAAGGCTCCCTTCTGGATGGTCTCGATCATTTGTGTGGCTTACTATGTGgcaatttttccatttattgcGCTGGGCCAGAAGTTCTTTATGGATCGTTTCGGTTACACTGAATCCGAGGCAAACACAGTTGACTCCTTGGTGTATCTAATTGCGGCCGTATCGTCACCCATCTTTGGCTTCATCATCGACAAATTGGGACGCAATGTCACGTGGGTGTTCAGTGCGACAATCACCACAATTGGCGCACATCTGCTTCTCACGTTTACACCGATCACTCCCTATGTGGGCATGGTCATTATGGGTCTGTCTTACTCCATGTTGGCTGCTAGTTTATGGCCTCTGGTGGCGCTCATCATTCCGGAATATCAGCTAGGCACAGCCTATGGCTTCTGTCAGTCGGTGCAGAATCTCGGGTTGGCTGTCATCACCATATTGGCGGGCATTATTGCCGATCACAGCAAGACGGATCACACTTGGTTGCAGCTGTTCTTCATCGGTTGGCTGACAGTTGCCCTGATTGCGACTTGTGTAATTTGGGGCTACGACAAGAAGCATCGCGGCAATCTCAATATGACGCCAGCCCAGCGTGCCACCTACGTCAATGCTGCGACCTATCAGCACTTTGAATAGGATACAGGAAACATGATGGATGTAAGGAAGGCAACTACACGACGGAGCCATAACTTGTCATCATCACCATCTATGAACCCGCATCGTCagaacaaatattaaatcgaAATAATCCAAAACTATAAGTAATGCGGGAGGCTTTTCTACGAACTCCGATAAAGATGATGAtcttagttattattgttggttGATCTTTTTGATAATTGATAATGTGATGTGCGCATATTGAGTCGCAAATTGGTATTTACTAAAAGGAATTGTTTATTGTCGAactacacatatacatatacatatacatatacacacacactcacacacatacaaaatatattataatttaatgcatatatgtatttttagagcaatttattatgaatatgAACAATTActtcatgttttttttgtgtaaatgttttacaaattttaaatataaaaataaagaataacgACAACTCTTTAggaaaaaactaaataacCGCTAAAAAATTCATTGATCTTGGACCACAAaatctaattataattattttcctaATCCCTCATCTAACCAGTATAGTTGATTATTCATTGTATTATACGAACAATATGtgtaattacatattttattcattgatGATAAAAACATTCACTTGTCCAATTTTTGCATGTTATTATAATTACGTCGAAAAGTAATAGTGCTAAAGGAACAATCTGCAGgggtaatataaatatagttgcAGTCTAATTTGCCTCAAGTAGTTTGCAAATTCCATGAGTTGTTGATATCGTGGCAGTTAAGTGATTTCTAATGTagattttataaacaaattcgGCGTGCCGAAGATAAGACTTggtaataattacaattatattcACTAATTTTGCCacgtatgcatttatttttaaaacattttaatgtcgGTGCGTCGTTCGAGCACCTCAATGCATTGTTTGCTGTCTAAGCTGAGCACGCGTAGCTCATGCAGTGGCTTTGTCTTCTCTTCCACAGTCTGCCCGCTCCTCAACGTTTCCAGCAATAATAAAGCTGTGCCCCGTGCCGCTGTCAGCAATTTGCTAGCGTCGTGAATTCTgtacaacagaaaaaataagTATCAATTTAAGTTATTTGCATGCAATATATTATGACGCATGTTGCTGGTCGAATAACGATGACTCACCGTTTAAAGAGCAGCTCGGGGCGTCGAGTGTGCTGTCCGAAGAGAGCAAAGAGTAGTGTCATGTCGTAATTAAATTGCGATGCTCCCGCAGTCGAGAAACGCGTATGCATCACCATGCTTTCCAACATAAATTCATCGATTTGTTGAGCTATTAAACGCAGTGTTTGATTAAACAGATTCGCCGACAATTCACGCTCCAAATTATGCAGCAAAGTAACCAGCACTTGGAACATTTCACCACCGCTAGGCGAGAGTATAAAGGGTTCCTTGCTGTTCTGCTCGGGCATGCTGGGCCACACATCGTGTCGATAATTCATTGACTTTGCCTTCATTTCATTGACCGCTTTGTTGGCGAGGTTCTCCATTAGCTGATGTGCCCAATGCCCCAGCTCAGCGACAGCGTGCTCAAACACCGAATTGATCTCGTTAGCATTTGGTCCGGCGAGTGCTgaatgcagatgcagataaTGGACATTCTCGCCCCATTCACGCAGCACCATGATCAGATAATTAATAGCATTGAGCACGGGCAAACTGGCAATGGCACCACTGCTATGCAGCTGCACTAGACGCCGCCTGAAGCTGTCGATTAGCTCAAGCTGCAGATTCAAAAATTGCAGTTGATGTCCCGGTTGCACAAGTCCATAGTAGCGATCCTTGATTGCTTCTAGAAGGCGCATGAATTGATCGGCGCATCGGGGAATCTTTAAATCATCCTCGTAGGTATTGGGATCGATTAGCTGAAAGGGCGTCTCTGCCTGTAGAATGTCGTCCATTTTCTCCGCACAAACTgagcataaaaattaattaataaccGTGTctattgaaaacttttaaagGGGCTTACACTGCTCTTCAAGGGCAATCCAGCGCAGCAGATACCTTGGCTGAGTGAGCACGGAAATAGCACTTGGAAAGCTAGCGGGGTAGCCGAATGTCTCACATAACTCTGCCTCAAAGGACAGCGTCTCATCCACTAGATGTGCAAACAATTGCTCGTCCTGCGCAATTTGTTCAATGTCCACGGCAAGTTTCTCAATCGTCAACTGCACAAGACCACGCACAAACTCCAACTGCAATAGATACAAAGTGAATAGGTGGAATTGGGAACATCACACGACATTAGACTCACGCGCAGATTGTAGTCCAGTTTTCCAGCCTTCATGGCGGATGGCTGAAATGTGTTACCGACAAAAAAATGCGACTCCTTGCCCCAGTTTAGAATCTGGGTGTAGAACCACTCGGGCTTGTCCAAACGATTCGTTTGCCGCGTGCCCGTGAAGTGGAACATAAAACGCTGACGATACGGAGCCAACAAGAGTTGAACCACCTGACTAATGGGTGGGCACACGACACTGGGAGTGATACTTTGCAGAGGGGCATGCTCTTCTGCCGGCGACTTGATAAGGAACATGTATTCGGCTAGCAGTTGCGCCTTGGCAGTGTCCCGGCTGGGGGAATAGTTCAGAGGCTGCTGTTCCATGTGTGCCCAGCGCAAGCTCTTGAGCACAGCCTCAAATTCGCTGGATAGACGCTGCATTAACAGCTTGTGCCAATAGATGGCAGTAGAGACCGCATAGGATCTGAGTGTGTGCGCCTTTATGGCTTGCAAGCGACCCACTACGCTGTGTTCGCTGTCGTTGCCCTCGTAAAGTGTCAAATAGATGTTGACAAGCTTTGCCTCGTCCTTGCCATTGATGGCACTTCCCAGGGCAGCACTGATTTCCTGCACATCCTGCACAAGGCGCAGGTATTGTGTGACACTCTGCAGCTTCCGCACCTGTTGTAGATCCTCTGATACGCCCTCCAAAGCCGGTTGACATTCctttagtttcagttttagttGTGCACCAAACTGGGCTAGTTTCTCCAGCTCAAAATCGATGCTATCGCAGACCTGCTGCTGACAGTGGAATGCCGACTTATAACTGGACCCGTTCTGTGGATCTTCATAGTTCAGCTGTCAACTGTTGCAGTGCTCAATCAATGATTTCtttcttattgttttcaaGATTTACTCACGGTTTGATTTAGGACCTGCAATCTTTCCTTGTAATCGTCAAGCAGCAATGCAGCTCGATGTAA
This is a stretch of genomic DNA from Drosophila albomicans strain 15112-1751.03 chromosome 3, ASM965048v2, whole genome shotgun sequence. It encodes these proteins:
- the LOC117572354 gene encoding uncharacterized protein LOC117572354, with translation MASIDTSKRKPRRTQGTPSFKYRNRFAYAFLAIGPMLFGLWCLTPMQRITNEKLRELTQQTEQEKDRRALFEFGAPRRAEFIREALKEADDLSKER
- the LOC117572350 gene encoding structure-specific endonuclease subunit SLX4 isoform X2; translation: MRTSATAFKNETETTYSSREESIVDLTEDQETAELPVIINSGNCLATLSQEIALSPTDDFNYDPGEPCCPLEDQNDCVISEELFAKYAHKISQAEGEADLSFRVNRISSDAKSFELSLSKTPNSIMDNSLPHKCNEQRLQQEYSFKSPLSRKSISFSGKSLPRSQNSLNANSLSNGCSHQQRQLEHSFKRSLSRKSISFSDMTAFPCSQSDASIDLTQDSDSNEDFDEGVLLSDDEINYSIWKADKTQRDMVQAPKEKRKSLPYFQTLEELDAFLDARPASPAASIKSCNSRSPNKSALSKERAEFGILDAALSQPFTLSQLPSSEKPETSEVSIDWTDASFLDTPAEQALKRYSTNSRSHKFKQLLNTIPNTVANEVGDDLDEFDRMVLQSSKVATNLDDGSMMMDHDVMMMPSGFDRLLNDEINTDTMPKALPSGLDSLLKGEINMDTVPEAIPPVMIPRTALSEADQVEVHGQVFTVRVCQSPKPDYVLMSEADLLQQLYNYGIKPLKRKQAVKLLEFIYNQMHPIMLPLEEQQMHPKPLPQPLPRSKSTPVGNKSSKPLFHYTSNNCLSPTKINEKPSYNFKDATGQELIRFSQNMSPGLCDDFEFYVMQTNVTKKTPQPLLPLHIAWHNLLCANPSLHESVLMYEPIDLQEIYQYFKQLGHRYDPKDLKCFFDRRCIIFRYDLAPSNKQVQRHLRKKPKKASVKA
- the LOC117568092 gene encoding RINT1-like protein, giving the protein MHGKLSEMETRIVERLNQEIGKDVTKLHRAALLLDDYKERLQVLNQTLNYEDPQNGSSYKSAFHCQQQVCDSIDFELEKLAQFGAQLKLKLKECQPALEGVSEDLQQVRKLQSVTQYLRLVQDVQEISAALGSAINGKDEAKLVNIYLTLYEGNDSEHSVVGRLQAIKAHTLRSYAVSTAIYWHKLLMQRLSSEFEAVLKSLRWAHMEQQPLNYSPSRDTAKAQLLAEYMFLIKSPAEEHAPLQSITPSVVCPPISQVVQLLLAPYRQRFMFHFTGTRQTNRLDKPEWFYTQILNWGKESHFFVGNTFQPSAMKAGKLDYNLRLEFVRGLVQLTIEKLAVDIEQIAQDEQLFAHLVDETLSFEAELCETFGYPASFPSAISVLTQPRYLLRWIALEEQFCAEKMDDILQAETPFQLIDPNTYEDDLKIPRCADQFMRLLEAIKDRYYGLVQPGHQLQFLNLQLELIDSFRRRLVQLHSSGAIASLPVLNAINYLIMVLREWGENVHYLHLHSALAGPNANEINSVFEHAVAELGHWAHQLMENLANKAVNEMKAKSMNYRHDVWPSMPEQNSKEPFILSPSGGEMFQVLVTLLHNLERELSANLFNQTLRLIAQQIDEFMLESMVMHTRFSTAGASQFNYDMTLLFALFGQHTRRPELLFKRIHDASKLLTAARGTALLLLETLRSGQTVEEKTKPLHELRVLSLDSKQCIEVLERRTDIKMF
- the LOC117572351 gene encoding major facilitator superfamily domain-containing protein 1, with protein sequence MAREDEERIVDNEEEAATAEDSSTIRGRQDNELALPSGGCCMPSSTCHRFLALIFMCLLGFGSYFCYDNPGALQTVFKRDLDLSATQFTLIYSIYSWPNVVLCFVGGFLIDRLFGIRLGTIIYMLILLVGQLIFASGGILDAFWLMILGRFIFGIGAESLAVAQNSYAVLWFKGKELNMVFGLQLSVARFGSTVNFWVMQPIYDYVSKFYEGHRALGVVLLLATLTCVMSLLCALILGIMDKRAERILQRNNNPSGEIPKLTDVFTFKAPFWMVSIICVAYYVAIFPFIALGQKFFMDRFGYTESEANTVDSLVYLIAAVSSPIFGFIIDKLGRNVTWVFSATITTIGAHLLLTFTPITPYVGMVIMGLSYSMLAASLWPLVALIIPEYQLGTAYGFCQSVQNLGLAVITILAGIIADHSKTDHTWLQLFFIGWLTVALIATCVIWGYDKKHRGNLNMTPAQRATYVNAATYQHFE
- the LOC117572350 gene encoding structure-specific endonuclease subunit SLX4 isoform X1: MERKTRRANLKKLQEPATTSITKLRTTRNNKHTTATTTLSEYFDSQESLCNQPTASNEAEQLNQNTKKEDLFTEPQRKKSRECHDTKPLPKKAPKLKSSAAPARQARGRGTGRGRGKQPSISDFLRNEQLFAEVAAQHCRADNFSPDDIEMALALSKSEAEKHGILRLEDSADAEEEVVNLLDGNLNQSTENIRRKLQKYGFRTAPKEDYNQLSISVFPGKRSKRCRWANKFTALTLRNPEEQLKKVDIKVANLMSLQVRTKLPTAEEMRLDPFELISIRLQQLKAPSRIIHEPNDGAIANLSAYYVEELIEVSRTPAHHLLKNWAAIQGRDLSPKRLSAESKQKQNQLEQGYVELEAYYGERAAAVEQKELDELEKLVANNMVQEEEFSRPSTSAESIRAGAEVLSEECTEKNEKLPTSTAIEESHEEPLLVDISTTDKKSNLQSCSFAVKEKTNQLNLLNKSQHLEKENLLPHTSIDSYDKVNLLPSKFEQSSSAKENRHRGSITLTLPTQITRCASPDLFADSDDELNLEMPTTLGEMQNFSLRAYKETTSTEINCYEIYSSDEVKTSATAFKNETETTYSSREESIVDLTEDQETAELPVIINSGNCLATLSQEIALSPTDDFNYDPGEPCCPLEDQNDCVISEELFAKYAHKISQAEGEADLSFRVNRISSDAKSFELSLSKTPNSIMDNSLPHKCNEQRLQQEYSFKSPLSRKSISFSGKSLPRSQNSLNANSLSNGCSHQQRQLEHSFKRSLSRKSISFSDMTAFPCSQSDASIDLTQDSDSNEDFDEGVLLSDDEINYSIWKADKTQRDMVQAPKEKRKSLPYFQTLEELDAFLDARPASPAASIKSCNSRSPNKSALSKERAEFGILDAALSQPFTLSQLPSSEKPETSEVSIDWTDASFLDTPAEQALKRYSTNSRSHKFKQLLNTIPNTVANEVGDDLDEFDRMVLQSSKVATNLDDGSMMMDHDVMMMPSGFDRLLNDEINTDTMPKALPSGLDSLLKGEINMDTVPEAIPPVMIPRTALSEADQVEVHGQVFTVRVCQSPKPDYVLMSEADLLQQLYNYGIKPLKRKQAVKLLEFIYNQMHPIMLPLEEQQMHPKPLPQPLPRSKSTPVGNKSSKPLFHYTSNNCLSPTKINEKPSYNFKDATGQELIRFSQNMSPGLCDDFEFYVMQTNVTKKTPQPLLPLHIAWHNLLCANPSLHESVLMYEPIDLQEIYQYFKQLGHRYDPKDLKCFFDRRCIIFRYDLAPSNKQVQRHLRKKPKKASVKA